The region AGTCCCTGGTGCGAACGGCAGCGGGTGTCCCGTTTCTTTACGTGAATGGCCGCCATGGGAGGGACGGCAGTAATACGACTCGGTTCGTCAATGCCAACATCAGTTCGGTCGGGTATGCGGCCATCGGGACGACTACGGGGAGAAACCTAGCTTGACTCTGTCGGAGATCTTGGTGACGCCGAGGTCAACGGCTGACGGCTCGCCAGAACTTCAGCCGAGGGAATCCGTGCTGGTCCAGGAAGTCCTGGAATGCGGTAGGCGGCCGGGACGGGGGTGCTTCGCCGGTCGACGGCAGACCGCTGAGGCGCTCGATGTTCACAGCGATGGCCGTGAATACGTGCTGCAAGTGGGCCTTCGGTTGTTCCCGGCAGCGGCAGCGGCGCATGCCGTGTCCATGGGCGAACTCGTTGACGGTGCCCTTCACCCCAGAGTGAACCGCAAAACGGGCTTGCCAATCGGGCGTCTGCTGTTCGGCGCGAATGCGGACTTGCAGGTCGCGGAGCTCCCGCGGGGGAAAGCTCACGTTCTGGACGGTTTCACGGGAGGTGGCGCACCGAGCGCGGACCGGCCAGGGCTGACACTGCCCCTGGGTGAACCGCGCCACGACCAGCGGCGCCGCGGTGGGCGAGGAGGTCGGGTAGGGCCATGCCATCCTCCCTTGCTGCCCGGGCCCTGAGGGCAGGTCACCTGTCGGCGGTCGAAGTCGATGAGGAAGTCGTCCCGGCCGAAGCCCTCGTTCTGGCGGTGCTGGCGGGCGGGGTTGCCCGGCAGCGGCCCGGTGACCGTGACCTGGTGCTCCCGGGCGCCCTGGTCCACGTGGACCAGGGAGGGTGTAGCCACCGTCGAGCAAGTGCTCGGCGGGCAGCAGCTCGCGGCGCCGCAGCCGGGTGTGGATGCCGGGCGGGGCCTGGGCGTCGTAGGCGGTGGCCGCAGTGGTGGCCACATCCGTGATCACGTCGGCCCCATCAGCGGTGCAGATCTCAGTGAGT is a window of Streptomyces sp. NBC_00271 DNA encoding:
- a CDS encoding transposase, with protein sequence MAWPYPTSSPTAAPLVVARFTQGQCQPWPVRARCATSRETVQNVSFPPRELRDLQVRIRAEQQTPDWQARFAVHSGVKGTVNEFAHGHGMRRCRCREQPKAHLQHVFTAIAVNIERLSGLPSTGEAPPSRPPTAFQDFLDQHGFPRLKFWRAVSR